The Kitasatospora paranensis genome has a window encoding:
- a CDS encoding universal stress protein, which produces MAQDTAARRIVVGVDGSPSSNAALRWAARQAGLSGASLDAVIAWEYPVTYGWSGTALDGDFAGLAGKVLAAAVITELGRQPEVGVRERVLGGNAAEVLLEAAHGAELLVLGNRGHGGFAEALLGSVGQHCVQHADCPVVIVRGEHPDA; this is translated from the coding sequence ATGGCACAGGACACAGCCGCTCGGCGGATCGTCGTCGGGGTCGACGGATCGCCGTCGTCCAACGCGGCGCTGCGGTGGGCCGCGCGGCAGGCCGGACTCAGCGGAGCCTCCCTGGACGCGGTGATCGCGTGGGAGTACCCGGTGACCTACGGCTGGAGCGGCACGGCACTCGACGGCGACTTCGCCGGATTGGCCGGCAAGGTCCTTGCGGCTGCCGTGATCACCGAACTCGGCCGGCAGCCGGAGGTCGGGGTGCGCGAACGCGTGCTGGGCGGCAATGCGGCCGAGGTCCTTCTGGAGGCCGCCCACGGTGCCGAGCTGCTCGTCCTGGGCAACCGGGGTCACGGCGGATTCGCCGAGGCGCTGCTCGGTTCGGTCGGCCAGCACTGCGTGCAGCACGCGGACTGCCCCGTGGTGATCGTCCGCGGCGAGCATCCGGACGCGTGA
- a CDS encoding dsRBD fold-containing protein yields the protein MSDDTTDGRLRTKSWALRLDLFEEGDTTKVHAVLDTGDNTLESRTSSRRNPHDPPVPEVGDEYAAGRALVDLGQQLLRAGRTDAAADDPALHT from the coding sequence ATGAGTGACGACACGACCGACGGTCGGCTGCGCACGAAGTCGTGGGCCCTGCGACTCGACCTGTTCGAGGAGGGCGACACCACCAAGGTGCACGCAGTGCTCGACACCGGCGACAACACCCTGGAGAGCCGTACGAGTTCCCGCCGCAACCCGCACGACCCGCCCGTGCCGGAGGTCGGTGACGAGTACGCGGCCGGCCGGGCCCTGGTCGACCTCGGGCAGCAGCTGCTCCGGGCGGGCCGGACCGATGCAGCGGCCGACGATCCGGCGCTGCACACCTGA
- a CDS encoding AMP-binding protein: MAFGSLKNLSVFCPMFSAFGPAPVEERLRLGDVRVLVTTEELYRRKVAGHRERLPGLRHVLVTGPFTGTLPGTESLSALLADASDAFTIPDTDPEDMALLHFTSGTTGTPKGRSTFTRPSSPTMRRPPRPSTSTPTTSSGAPPTPAG; this comes from the coding sequence GTGGCGTTCGGCAGCCTGAAGAACCTCTCGGTGTTCTGCCCGATGTTCTCCGCGTTCGGCCCCGCGCCGGTGGAGGAGCGGCTGCGGCTCGGCGACGTCCGCGTGCTGGTCACCACGGAAGAGCTGTACCGCCGCAAGGTGGCGGGCCACCGTGAGCGCCTGCCGGGGCTGCGGCACGTCCTGGTCACGGGCCCGTTCACCGGGACTCTTCCCGGCACGGAGTCGCTCAGTGCCCTGCTGGCCGATGCGTCCGACGCCTTCACGATCCCCGACACCGACCCCGAGGACATGGCGCTGCTGCACTTCACCAGCGGCACGACCGGTACGCCGAAGGGGCGGTCCACGTTCACGAGGCCGTCGTCGCCCACCATGCGACGGCCTCCCAGGCCCTCGACCTCCACCCCGACGACATCTTCTGGTGCACCGCCGACCCCGGCTGGGTGA
- a CDS encoding AMP-binding enzyme, protein MASVGEPLNPEAVRWGEEILGLPIHDNWWQTETGSIMIANRAGGEVRPGSMGRPLPGVAAGILERGPNGRAAVRDGRVHVLTEPGAVGELALRPGWPSMFRGYLGADDRYRSCFADGWYLTGDLARCDTDGFYWFVGRADDVIKCAGHLIGPFEVESTLMEHPAVAEAGVIGRPDPVAGEVVKAFVSLKPGFDADTSLARDITAFARRRLGPAIAPREIAFDQHLPKTRSGKVMRRLLRARELGIPEGDVSTLEEAE, encoded by the coding sequence ATCGCGAGCGTCGGCGAGCCGCTCAACCCGGAGGCCGTCCGCTGGGGCGAGGAGATCCTGGGCCTGCCGATCCACGACAACTGGTGGCAGACCGAGACGGGCTCCATCATGATCGCGAACCGGGCCGGTGGCGAGGTCAGGCCCGGGTCGATGGGCCGGCCGCTGCCAGGCGTGGCGGCAGGCATCCTGGAACGGGGACCGAACGGCCGTGCCGCGGTCCGCGACGGCCGTGTGCACGTCCTGACCGAACCCGGCGCCGTGGGGGAACTGGCGCTGCGCCCGGGGTGGCCCTCCATGTTCCGCGGGTACCTCGGCGCGGACGACCGCTACCGCTCGTGCTTCGCCGACGGCTGGTACCTCACCGGTGACCTCGCCCGGTGCGACACCGACGGCTTCTACTGGTTCGTCGGCCGAGCCGACGACGTGATCAAGTGCGCGGGACATCTCATCGGTCCGTTCGAGGTGGAGAGCACGCTGATGGAGCACCCGGCGGTGGCCGAGGCCGGAGTGATCGGCCGGCCCGACCCCGTCGCCGGGGAGGTGGTCAAGGCGTTCGTCTCGCTGAAGCCCGGCTTCGACGCCGACACCTCCCTGGCGAGGGACATCACCGCGTTCGCCCGGCGCCGGCTCGGCCCGGCCATCGCACCCCGCGAGATCGCCTTCGACCAGCACCTTCCGAAGACCCGGAGCGGCAAGGTCATGCGCCGCCTGCTCCGCGCGCGGGAGCTCGGCATCCCCGAGGGCGACGTGTCGACCCTGGAGGAGGCGGAATGA
- a CDS encoding universal stress protein, whose protein sequence is MTHERNPDRIVVGVDGSEQAGQALRWALRQAELTGAAVEAVIAWEPPYTGWGGDMTAGEKKELGILADKVLAGTIAKVQESGPRVEVHARAAEGTPAQVLLAAAADDDVALLVVGSRGIGGFAGALLGSVGQHCAQHAPCPVVIVRGRDSLGRQTADAVPH, encoded by the coding sequence ATGACCCACGAGCGGAACCCCGACCGGATCGTCGTCGGTGTGGACGGCTCCGAACAGGCCGGCCAGGCCCTGCGCTGGGCCCTTCGGCAGGCGGAGCTCACCGGCGCCGCCGTGGAGGCCGTGATCGCGTGGGAGCCGCCGTACACCGGATGGGGCGGTGACATGACGGCCGGCGAGAAGAAGGAGCTCGGCATCCTCGCGGACAAGGTCCTGGCCGGGACCATCGCGAAGGTCCAGGAGTCCGGACCGCGCGTGGAGGTGCACGCGCGGGCCGCCGAGGGCACACCGGCCCAGGTCCTGCTCGCTGCGGCGGCGGACGACGACGTGGCCCTGCTCGTGGTCGGCAGTCGGGGCATCGGCGGATTCGCGGGCGCGCTCCTCGGCTCCGTGGGCCAGCACTGCGCGCAGCACGCGCCGTGCCCCGTGGTGATCGTGCGGGGCCGCGACTCCCTGGGCCGACAGACCGCGGACGCGGTGCCGCACTGA
- a CDS encoding CBS domain-containing protein has protein sequence MRHRTVRDVMTSPAISVAPDTGFREIVALLDEYGITAVPVVDGAGHPIGVVSEADLLRTQEAQEDHSGLLPGPPPRHGAPVTASGLMSAPAVCITGEASVVAAARTMHARNVKRLPVVDTDGRLVGVVARADLLRVFLRDDRAIRAEILEEVLGQVAGVSPASSAWRWNRAGSS, from the coding sequence ATGCGCCATCGCACGGTACGGGACGTCATGACCAGCCCGGCGATCAGTGTCGCGCCGGACACCGGCTTCCGCGAGATCGTGGCTCTGCTCGACGAGTACGGCATCACCGCAGTCCCCGTCGTGGACGGCGCCGGTCACCCGATCGGCGTGGTGTCGGAGGCCGACCTGCTGCGCACCCAGGAAGCCCAGGAGGACCACTCCGGCCTGCTGCCCGGCCCGCCACCGCGACACGGCGCGCCGGTGACGGCGTCGGGGCTCATGTCCGCTCCCGCCGTGTGCATCACGGGCGAGGCCAGTGTGGTCGCGGCGGCACGGACGATGCACGCCCGCAACGTCAAGCGGCTGCCGGTGGTCGACACGGACGGACGGCTGGTGGGCGTGGTCGCCCGCGCCGACCTGCTCCGGGTCTTCCTCCGCGACGACCGCGCGATCCGGGCGGAGATCCTGGAAGAGGTGCTGGGACAGGTCGCCGGGGTCAGCCCGGCCTCCTCGGCGTGGAGGTGGAACAGGGCAGGGTCGTCCTGA
- a CDS encoding HPF/RaiA family ribosome-associated protein: MSSPRSIQAPELQVSAGRDVAPATVEHARARILDLLATVREPVLSARVRLTRMHNPSVERPALAQATVDVDGRLARAHVAAPTMGEAIGLLRDRLAVQLSRLHRDREARRGRGGAARPHEWRRGDEGLHRPHYVPLPREDRRIVRRKSYPLALESAGEAALELETMDFDFHLFTEIGTREDSVIHRFGAGPYRLAQVHPRPEALAPSDLPMTVLTAPATRMTEEQAVDRLEATGGPFVVYADASTGRGNLLYYRYDGHYGLISPASDRPSAHREPQQ, encoded by the coding sequence ATGTCATCCCCTCGGTCGATCCAGGCACCGGAGTTGCAGGTCAGCGCCGGTCGGGACGTGGCCCCGGCGACCGTCGAACACGCCCGCGCCAGGATCCTTGACCTGCTCGCCACGGTGCGGGAACCCGTGCTGTCCGCACGTGTGCGGCTGACCCGGATGCACAACCCCTCGGTCGAGCGGCCCGCCCTGGCACAGGCGACCGTCGATGTCGACGGCAGACTCGCACGTGCCCACGTGGCCGCCCCGACGATGGGCGAGGCGATCGGCCTGCTGCGCGACCGGCTGGCCGTCCAGCTCTCACGCCTGCACCGTGACCGGGAGGCACGGCGGGGCCGCGGCGGCGCGGCCCGCCCCCACGAGTGGCGGCGCGGTGACGAAGGATTGCACCGGCCCCACTACGTGCCGCTGCCGCGGGAGGACCGCCGCATCGTCCGGCGGAAGTCGTACCCGCTGGCGCTGGAGAGCGCGGGCGAGGCCGCACTCGAACTGGAGACGATGGACTTCGACTTCCATCTCTTCACGGAGATCGGTACGAGGGAGGACAGCGTCATCCACCGGTTCGGCGCCGGTCCCTACCGGCTCGCGCAGGTCCATCCGCGACCGGAGGCGCTCGCGCCGTCGGACCTGCCGATGACGGTACTGACGGCGCCCGCCACGCGCATGACGGAGGAGCAGGCGGTGGACCGGCTGGAGGCGACCGGCGGTCCGTTCGTCGTCTACGCCGACGCGTCGACCGGCCGCGGGAACCTGCTCTACTACCGCTACGACGGGCACTACGGCCTGATCAGCCCGGCGTCGGACCGACCCTCGGCGCACCGCGAACCGCAGCAATGA
- the pdhA gene encoding pyruvate dehydrogenase (acetyl-transferring) E1 component subunit alpha: MTRRTVADSGRTDARAPADVAHRLLLLREMLRIRRFEERCVELYSAGEIRGFVHLCIGEEAVSVGVHQALTPEDAVVSTYREHGHALARGIPAEAVLAEMLGRTSGCSGGRGGSMHLFDAARRFYGGQGIVAGGLPVAAGLALADRMRGQQRLACCFFGDGAFAEGEFHETANLAALWGLPLLLVCENNLYAMGTPLAREHAQIDLAARAASYGMAAWAVDGMDVSAVEQTTRRAAQAVREGGGPYFLEVRTFRFRAHSMYDPDLYRDRAEVEQWKKRDPITLLVERMRADGAFDEAGLESLEKEIAEELDGAVGRARQGGVEPASQLLRFVRTPTGEPS, from the coding sequence ATGACCCGCCGCACCGTGGCGGACTCCGGTCGCACCGACGCACGGGCGCCCGCCGACGTCGCACACCGGCTCCTGCTGCTGCGGGAGATGCTGAGAATCCGCCGGTTCGAGGAGCGCTGCGTCGAGTTGTACAGTGCCGGCGAGATCCGCGGCTTCGTCCACCTCTGCATCGGCGAGGAGGCCGTCTCCGTCGGTGTCCACCAGGCGCTGACACCGGAGGACGCCGTGGTCAGCACCTACCGGGAGCACGGTCACGCACTGGCCCGGGGCATCCCTGCCGAGGCGGTCCTCGCCGAGATGCTCGGGCGCACCAGCGGCTGCAGCGGGGGACGTGGCGGGTCCATGCACCTCTTCGACGCCGCACGCCGCTTCTACGGCGGCCAGGGCATCGTTGCCGGCGGCCTCCCCGTCGCGGCCGGTCTGGCGCTGGCCGACCGGATGCGCGGTCAGCAGCGGCTGGCCTGCTGCTTCTTCGGTGACGGCGCTTTCGCCGAGGGCGAGTTCCACGAGACGGCGAACCTCGCCGCCCTGTGGGGCCTGCCGCTGCTGCTGGTCTGCGAGAACAACCTCTACGCCATGGGTACTCCGCTGGCCCGTGAGCACGCCCAGATCGACCTCGCCGCGCGGGCGGCCTCGTACGGGATGGCGGCCTGGGCGGTGGACGGCATGGACGTGTCCGCCGTCGAGCAGACCACCCGGCGGGCCGCACAGGCGGTACGCGAGGGCGGTGGCCCGTACTTCCTGGAGGTGCGGACCTTCCGATTCCGCGCCCACTCCATGTACGACCCGGACCTCTACCGGGACAGGGCGGAGGTCGAGCAGTGGAAGAAGCGCGACCCGATCACCCTGCTCGTCGAGCGGATGCGCGCCGACGGCGCCTTCGACGAAGCCGGCCTGGAATCCCTGGAGAAGGAGATCGCGGAGGAGCTCGACGGGGCCGTCGGCCGGGCCCGGCAGGGCGGTGTCGAGCCCGCATCGCAGCTGCTCCGCTTCGTCCGCACCCCGACGGGGGAGCCGTCATGA
- a CDS encoding BON domain-containing protein: protein MEQGRVVLSGDVERAELAPILVRLCASVDGVVSVTDRIRRPDPVGS from the coding sequence GTGGAACAGGGCAGGGTCGTCCTGAGCGGCGATGTCGAGCGCGCCGAGCTGGCTCCGATCCTGGTGCGGCTGTGCGCCTCGGTGGACGGGGTGGTCTCGGTCACCGACCGGATCCGCCGGCCGGATCCGGTCGGCTCCTGA
- a CDS encoding Hsp20/alpha crystallin family protein: protein MAGEMMHRRAPHWWPTFSDWFEDLPVDLRMGEHVIRVEESEHEGMYTVKAELPGMDPEKDVEITVEGGVLTIRAERAEEKREKQRSEFRYGFFTRSLRLPEGVSEADITATFDKGVLTVTCPVGQVEAPARRIRIGHGATD from the coding sequence ATGGCCGGCGAGATGATGCACCGACGGGCACCGCACTGGTGGCCGACGTTCTCGGACTGGTTCGAGGATCTCCCCGTCGACCTGCGGATGGGCGAGCACGTGATCCGCGTCGAGGAGTCCGAGCACGAGGGGATGTACACGGTAAAGGCCGAACTCCCCGGGATGGACCCCGAGAAGGATGTCGAGATCACCGTCGAAGGCGGTGTGCTGACCATCAGGGCCGAACGGGCGGAGGAGAAGAGGGAGAAGCAGCGGTCGGAGTTCCGTTACGGCTTCTTCACCCGCAGTCTGCGGCTGCCCGAAGGGGTGAGCGAGGCGGACATCACGGCCACGTTCGACAAGGGCGTGCTGACGGTGACGTGCCCGGTCGGGCAGGTCGAGGCGCCGGCCCGCCGGATCCGGATCGGACACGGCGCCACCGACTGA